From a region of the Oryza sativa Japonica Group chromosome 6, ASM3414082v1 genome:
- the LOC4341066 gene encoding proline-rich receptor-like protein kinase PERK12 isoform X2: MSSESDQAPSPSSPSSSSSSSSGNGSNKAPPPEESDNSSSNGSSSSSPTPPSSQSSDSDSGGGSSSPSQGSSSPSPPPPSGSSSESHSSPPPAPPQSSSSSSSSSSSGGGSKSSPEAPSPPSESSGNGGGGGGGGRSSPPPNWSPPPQQQQQHQSGGSTPSPPPSPSSNQPPPSSGSSASSSEPSPPRSSPPPSPPQSSGGNNGQPPKPSGGQQQAPPQSPPSAANQSVVFIPVPVASNSPPGMLPPPQVIDATPSGAISSTNFPGGRNSTAGSSNTSLSQQQHTTVSSTAQASSSGHIAAAIAGAAVTGLLCAIVAIYLIVSSRRKKKMDGLVYHYDGNNYFVPSSQFGGSSRNHHPPPSAIMLNSGGASADGGGYYNSGTFSGGEGTGPAGSKSRFSYEELTGITSNFSRDNVIGEGGFGCVYKGWLSDGKCVAVKQLKAGSGQGEREFQAEVEIISRVHHRHLVSLVGYCIAAHHRMLIYEFVPNGTLEHHLHGRGMPVMDWPTRLRIAIGAAKGLAYLHEDCHPRIIHRDIKTANILLDYSWEAQVADFGLAKLANDTHTHVSTRIMGTFGYLAPEYASSGKLTDRSDVFSFGVVLLELITGRKPVDQTQPLGEESLVEWARPVLADAVETGDLSELVDPRLEGAYNRNEMMTMVEAAAACVRHSAPKRPRMVQVMRVLDEGSMTDLSNGIKVGQSQVFTGGSDAADIQQLRRIAFASEEFTGEFEQRTTNSNSESRPMNRIPE, encoded by the exons ATGTCATCGGAATCGGATCAAGCCCCCTCGCCAAGctcgccctcgtcgtcgtcgtcgtcgtcgtcaggaAATGGTTCCAACAAGGCGCCTCCGCCGGAAGAGTCTGATAATTCGAGCAGCAATGGGTCGTCGTCGTCTAGCCCGACACCTCCTTCGTCGCAGAgctccgactccgactccggAGGAGGCTCGAGTTCGCCGTCACAAGGCTCGTCCTCGCCTagcccgcctccgccgtcggggAGCTCTTCCGAGTCGCATTCgtctccaccgccggcgccgccccagtcttcttcttcttcttcttcttcttcttcgagtGGTGGAGGTTCCAAGTCTTCGCCGGAGGCACCGTCTCCGCCATCCGAGTCATCTGGaaatggtggcggtggcggcggcggcggccgctcctcgccgccgccaaactGGTCGCCCcctccgcagcagcagcagcagcaccagtcCGGAGGCTCAACTCCATCACCTCCTCCGTCTCCGTCCTCTAACCAGCCACCGCCATCGAGTGGCTCGTCAGCGTCATCGTCGGAACCATCTCCGCCTcgctcatcgccgccgccatcgccgccgcaatCAAGTGGCGGCAATAATGGCCAACCGCCTAAACCTTCCGGCGGGCAGCAGCAAGCTCCTCCGCAGTCACCTCCGTCGGCGGCGAACCAGTCGGTGGTGTTCATTCCCGTCCCGGTGGCGTCGAACAGCCCTCCCGGAATGCTGCCGCCACCGCAGGTGATCGACGCCACGCCCTCCGGCGCCATCTCGTCGACCAACTTCCCCGGAGGAAGAAACAGCACGGCGGGCTCCTCCAACACTTCATTGTCACAGCAGCAACACACAACCGTAAGCTCGACGGCCCAGGCCAGCAGCAGCGGCCACatagccgccgccatcgccggcgccgcggtcACGGGCCTCCTGTGTGCCATAGTGGCCATCTACCTCATCGTGTCGagccggaggaagaagaagatggatgGGCTGGTCTACCACTACG ATGGCAACAACTACTTCGTGCCATCGTCTCAGTTTGGCGGGTCAAGCCGCAACCACCACCCACCACCGTCGGCGATTATGCTCAACTCCGGTGGGGCGtcagcggacggcggcgggtaCTACAATTCGGGGACATTCTCGGGCGGAGAGGGGACAGGGCCGGCGGGGTCCAAGTCGCGGTTCAGCTACGAGGAGCTGACGGGGATCACCAGCAACTTCTCGCGGGACAACGTGATCGGCGAGGGCGGGTTTGGGTGCGTGTACAAGGGGTGGCTAAGCGACGGCAAGTGCGTGGCCGTGAAGCAGCTCAAGGCCGGGAGCGGGCAGGGGGAGCGGGAGTTCCAGGCGGAGGTGGAGATCATCAGCCGcgtccaccaccgccacctcgtCTCCCTCGTCGGCTACTGCATCGCCGCGCACCACCGCATGCTCATCTACGAGTTCGTTCCCAACGGCACCCTCGAACACCACCTTCATg GCCGTGGCATGCCAGTGATGGACTGGCCGACGAGGCTGCGGATTGCCATTGGTGCAGCCAAGGGGCTAGCATACCTACACGAGGACT GCCACCCGCGGATTATCCACCGGGACATCAAGACCGCCAATATCCTACTGGACTACTCGTGGGAAGCACAG GTGGCAGACTTTGGGCTTGCGAAGCTGGCGAATGATACGCACACTCACGTGTCGACGCGCATCATGGGCACCTTCGGGTACCTAGCGCCAGAGTACGCCTCCAGCGGCAAGCTCACGGACCGCTCCGACGTCTTCTCCTTTGGTGTCGTCCTACTGGAGCTCATCACCGGCCGCAAGCCGGTTGACCAGACGCAGCCCCTCGGAGAGGAGAGCCTCGTCGAATGG GCACGACCAGTGCTGGCGGATGCGGTAGAGACGGGTGATCTCAGTGAGCTGGTTGATCCACGGCTAGAGGGCGCATACAACCGCAATGAGATGATGACGATGGTGGAAGCAGCGGCCGCATGTGTTCGCCACTCCGCTCCCAAACGGCCGCGGATGGTGCAGGTGATGCGGGTACTAGATGAGGGGAGCATGACGGACCTTAGCAATGGGATCAAGGTGGGGCAGAGCCAAGTGTTCACTGGTGGCAGCGACGCTGCTGACATCCAGCAACTCCGTCGTATCGCATTCGCCTCCGAGGAGTTCACCGGAGAGTTTGAGCAGAGAACAACCAACTCCAACTCTGAGTCGCGGCCGATGAATCGGATACCAGAGTAA
- the LOC4341066 gene encoding proline-rich receptor-like protein kinase PERK12 isoform X1, whose protein sequence is MSSESDQAPSPSSPSSSSSSSSGNGSNKAPPPEESDNSSSNGSSSSSPTPPSSQSSDSDSGGGSSSPSQGSSSPSPPPPSGSSSESHSSPPPAPPQSSSSSSSSSSSGGGSKSSPEAPSPPSESSGNGGGGGGGGRSSPPPNWSPPPQQQQQHQSGGSTPSPPPSPSSNQPPPSSGSSASSSEPSPPRSSPPPSPPQSSGGNNGQPPKPSGGQQQAPPQSPPSAANQSVVFIPVPVASNSPPGMLPPPQVIDATPSGAISSTNFPGGRNSTAGSSNTSLSQQQHTTVSSTAQASSSGHIAAAIAGAAVTGLLCAIVAIYLIVSSRRKKKMDGLVYHYDGNNYFVPSSQFGGSSRNHHPPPSAIMLNSGGASADGGGYYNSGTFSGGEGTGPAGSKSRFSYEELTGITSNFSRDNVIGEGGFGCVYKGWLSDGKCVAVKQLKAGSGQGEREFQAEVEIISRVHHRHLVSLVGYCIAAHHRMLIYEFVPNGTLEHHLHGRGMPVMDWPTRLRIAIGAAKGLAYLHEDCHPRIIHRDIKTANILLDYSWEAQVRIYSTSISPASCHLQFKVPWCLMLPSMVAQVADFGLAKLANDTHTHVSTRIMGTFGYLAPEYASSGKLTDRSDVFSFGVVLLELITGRKPVDQTQPLGEESLVEWARPVLADAVETGDLSELVDPRLEGAYNRNEMMTMVEAAAACVRHSAPKRPRMVQVMRVLDEGSMTDLSNGIKVGQSQVFTGGSDAADIQQLRRIAFASEEFTGEFEQRTTNSNSESRPMNRIPE, encoded by the exons ATGTCATCGGAATCGGATCAAGCCCCCTCGCCAAGctcgccctcgtcgtcgtcgtcgtcgtcgtcaggaAATGGTTCCAACAAGGCGCCTCCGCCGGAAGAGTCTGATAATTCGAGCAGCAATGGGTCGTCGTCGTCTAGCCCGACACCTCCTTCGTCGCAGAgctccgactccgactccggAGGAGGCTCGAGTTCGCCGTCACAAGGCTCGTCCTCGCCTagcccgcctccgccgtcggggAGCTCTTCCGAGTCGCATTCgtctccaccgccggcgccgccccagtcttcttcttcttcttcttcttcttcttcgagtGGTGGAGGTTCCAAGTCTTCGCCGGAGGCACCGTCTCCGCCATCCGAGTCATCTGGaaatggtggcggtggcggcggcggcggccgctcctcgccgccgccaaactGGTCGCCCcctccgcagcagcagcagcagcaccagtcCGGAGGCTCAACTCCATCACCTCCTCCGTCTCCGTCCTCTAACCAGCCACCGCCATCGAGTGGCTCGTCAGCGTCATCGTCGGAACCATCTCCGCCTcgctcatcgccgccgccatcgccgccgcaatCAAGTGGCGGCAATAATGGCCAACCGCCTAAACCTTCCGGCGGGCAGCAGCAAGCTCCTCCGCAGTCACCTCCGTCGGCGGCGAACCAGTCGGTGGTGTTCATTCCCGTCCCGGTGGCGTCGAACAGCCCTCCCGGAATGCTGCCGCCACCGCAGGTGATCGACGCCACGCCCTCCGGCGCCATCTCGTCGACCAACTTCCCCGGAGGAAGAAACAGCACGGCGGGCTCCTCCAACACTTCATTGTCACAGCAGCAACACACAACCGTAAGCTCGACGGCCCAGGCCAGCAGCAGCGGCCACatagccgccgccatcgccggcgccgcggtcACGGGCCTCCTGTGTGCCATAGTGGCCATCTACCTCATCGTGTCGagccggaggaagaagaagatggatgGGCTGGTCTACCACTACG ATGGCAACAACTACTTCGTGCCATCGTCTCAGTTTGGCGGGTCAAGCCGCAACCACCACCCACCACCGTCGGCGATTATGCTCAACTCCGGTGGGGCGtcagcggacggcggcgggtaCTACAATTCGGGGACATTCTCGGGCGGAGAGGGGACAGGGCCGGCGGGGTCCAAGTCGCGGTTCAGCTACGAGGAGCTGACGGGGATCACCAGCAACTTCTCGCGGGACAACGTGATCGGCGAGGGCGGGTTTGGGTGCGTGTACAAGGGGTGGCTAAGCGACGGCAAGTGCGTGGCCGTGAAGCAGCTCAAGGCCGGGAGCGGGCAGGGGGAGCGGGAGTTCCAGGCGGAGGTGGAGATCATCAGCCGcgtccaccaccgccacctcgtCTCCCTCGTCGGCTACTGCATCGCCGCGCACCACCGCATGCTCATCTACGAGTTCGTTCCCAACGGCACCCTCGAACACCACCTTCATg GCCGTGGCATGCCAGTGATGGACTGGCCGACGAGGCTGCGGATTGCCATTGGTGCAGCCAAGGGGCTAGCATACCTACACGAGGACT GCCACCCGCGGATTATCCACCGGGACATCAAGACCGCCAATATCCTACTGGACTACTCGTGGGAAGCACAGGTACGCATATACAGTACATCGATCTCCCCAGCCAGCTGCCATCTTCAATTCAAAGTTCCATGGTGTTTGATGCTTCCATCCATGGTGGCGCAGGTGGCAGACTTTGGGCTTGCGAAGCTGGCGAATGATACGCACACTCACGTGTCGACGCGCATCATGGGCACCTTCGGGTACCTAGCGCCAGAGTACGCCTCCAGCGGCAAGCTCACGGACCGCTCCGACGTCTTCTCCTTTGGTGTCGTCCTACTGGAGCTCATCACCGGCCGCAAGCCGGTTGACCAGACGCAGCCCCTCGGAGAGGAGAGCCTCGTCGAATGG GCACGACCAGTGCTGGCGGATGCGGTAGAGACGGGTGATCTCAGTGAGCTGGTTGATCCACGGCTAGAGGGCGCATACAACCGCAATGAGATGATGACGATGGTGGAAGCAGCGGCCGCATGTGTTCGCCACTCCGCTCCCAAACGGCCGCGGATGGTGCAGGTGATGCGGGTACTAGATGAGGGGAGCATGACGGACCTTAGCAATGGGATCAAGGTGGGGCAGAGCCAAGTGTTCACTGGTGGCAGCGACGCTGCTGACATCCAGCAACTCCGTCGTATCGCATTCGCCTCCGAGGAGTTCACCGGAGAGTTTGAGCAGAGAACAACCAACTCCAACTCTGAGTCGCGGCCGATGAATCGGATACCAGAGTAA